From one Rhineura floridana isolate rRhiFlo1 chromosome 4, rRhiFlo1.hap2, whole genome shotgun sequence genomic stretch:
- the CCDC25 gene encoding coiled-coil domain-containing protein 25 yields MVFYFTSSVVPAAAYTIYMGKDKYENEDLIKYGWPEDIWFHVDKLSSAHVYLRLHKGQTMDDIPKEVLIDCAHLVKANSIQGCKMNNVTVVYTPWSNLKKTADMDVGQIGFHRQKEVKVLTVEKKVNEILNRLEKSKVEQFPDLAAEKEARDREERNEKKAQIQEMKRNEKEEMKKKKEMEELRNYSSLMKAENMSSNQDGNDSDDFM; encoded by the exons ATGGTGTTCTACTTCACGTCCAGCG TTGTTCCCGCTGCTGCTTACACCATTTACATGGGAAAAGATAAATATGAAA ATGAAGATCTAATAAAGTATGGCTGGCCAGAAGATATTTG GTTTCATGTGGACAAGCTCTCCTCTGCGCACGTGTACCTCCGGCTGCACAAG GGGCAGACAATGGATGACATCCCAAAGGAGGTTTTGATAGACTGTGCACACCTAGTCAAAGCTAACAGCATTCAAG GCTGCAAGATGAACAACGTCACTGTGGTGTACACCCCATGGAGCAACTTGAAGAAAACGGCAGACATGGACGTGGGACAGATTGGGTTTCACCGGCAGAAGGAG GTGAAGGTCTTGACTGTGGAGAAGAAGGTGAATGAAATCTTGAACCGGCTGGAGAAGAGCAAAGTGGAGCAGTTCCCAGACCTGGCGGCCGAGAAGGAAGCGCGTGACCGGGAGGAGAGGAATGAGAAGAAGGCCCAGATCCAGGAGATGAAGCGAAACGAGAAAGAggagatgaagaagaagaaagagatgGAAGAGCTTCG GAACTACTCTTCCTTAATGAAGGCGGAGAACATGTCTTCCAACCAG GATGGCAATGACTCAGATGACTTCATGTAA